TTGCTTTTGGATGCAAAAAGGATTAGCGCCCGCTGCGCAAAATGATATCTAGCTGGGAAAGCTGAATAGAATGTCACACGGTGTGGCGGGCCAGTGGATGGTAAAGAGCCTATAGTATACGTTCATTTTCTCCCTATCATTGTTCACCCGCCAGATAACGCCCGATTGCACCCAGGAGATGTACGAGAGCTGTCAATTTGAAACGCTTTTCGAGAACGAAATGATTGCTTACACGGAAATCATACCCACCCTCGGTAAGGCCGAGCTGTATCCAAGGTAAATCCATTATCTGCTACGGCAACTCCTTCACAATGCAATCTATTTTCGTGTTCCATTCTGCGCCCAGCTACTATCACTGTGAACGGAAACCAGCGGAAGCATTAATGGTAATGAgcgatttttccttttccggcTGGAAAACGTCACCGATGGTCGTGAACCTGCCGCTGGATTACATCATGCTCGCAGGTTtgtatggtttttgtttcctcaCCGCCCACACCGTTAGCAAAACAGTTTATATCTCTAGTGTCACGTTTGTTCACGATTGAACACACCCCACAGTGAAAGAGCTGGGACGCTTCCATGGTGAATGTTACGGCATGAAGGAGGCACGTCGGGCGCAGTTCGACAGTATTATTGCGAAATTTAAAGAATCTCGATTTGCCGCCGATATCACGGATCTTATGTGGAAGACGGTCCTGACCGTTGCACCGAAGCGTGCGATCAAATCCTTGCAGGAGAGCCGCTTCAAGGCGTTGGTGCCGGCGTCGTACCTCGAAAAGCTGGCCCGACTGTTCGAGGATTCGTGGGCGCACGCGAAGCGAAAGGTACAGCCACGGGAACCGTTGGCCGTCATTTGCCATGGTGATTACCTGCGCAACAACATGGCGTTCCGGTACGGAGATGCGAAGGTAAACAACATCGGTCGGAACTAACAAGTGCGCAATGCGAATTCCGTTTCATCGTCCTCCTTCCCGCTCCATTTCGCAGGATCCCGAACGGCCTACCCATGTGATGATGTTTGACTTTCAAACCCTACGCTACGCATCACCGATGATCGATTATACTACCTTCCTTGCCAACTCAACCAGCTATGACGAGCGGGAGCACCATTTTGATACCATTTTCCAAACCTATCACCGGGAGCTGGTACGCACGGTGGCCAGAATCGTTGGCGTTTCGGATCCGAGCGAATTACCACCGTACTTCAGGTGCTGCTTCAATCGTACACCCACCGCCGAGCAACGTATTCCATGCTTATCAATTTTCCAATGctgttttcttctctctttcacGCTACCCTAATCACTTTCAACAAAATCCCTAGCTATGAGTCATTTCATCGCGAACTGGTCGAATACTACACCTACGGTTTTAACATTGCCTCCTCGTTCCTGATGGTACTGTACGAACCGATGGAGATATCCTTCACCGAGAACATCTTCACCGAGGCAGAAGCCGAGGCGGACGCATGGACACGGGGCGGGGAACCACTTAACCGGGAGCTAGCGGCCATGGTATACGAAATGTATAAGCTTCACCAAAAGTATGGGCTTGATCCGGTGTGATCGTTTGCCGTCaattcggatcggatcggactgGGTTAGCTGAACCGTGGCCGTTGGAATGCGGGCAGCATTTGGTGCTTAAATGGGTTCTAACATTTTAATTCACATCGTGCCGTGAGTGAACAGAGGTGTGCTCAACGGCTAGCGATAAATGGAATCCTGTTCAATAAAGAGTGTTCTTCAATGAAATATTACGAACAAACACGTTGTTTTTTAACCTACCTTACACCAACACTGGTtggttttgtgctataaattgcTACTAGACTTTGTTTGGGCTTTCAAACTTCTCTTTTAAAAAGCCTTTTAGAATCCCTTCTAACAGCTAGTATACCAGAGTACAAGTGGCAAAGTTAGAGCCATTTCTTAACCGTGTAGCTAAAACGCTGAGGGCTTTGCTAATGTTTGAACATTCCAGGAAAACTTGAACAAAATCTAGAAATAACTACAGAAATAGAGGTCTTAGCTCCAGTAAAAGAGTTGTTAAAGCTATTTCTGAATTCTTTTGGAATATTTGGTTGAAGAAATacaaaatatttcaccaaTTTTAAGCTTTGGAATTCTAAAGTCGGTGCTGTCCAGAGTTATCTGCAATGCTCGTAAAAATGACACATCTTTCCGGCGTGCTGTCAGATATCAGTCAGACGAGACAACTTGGAACAGCATGAAATACATCTTCATCATGGTCCATAAGTTGGGAAGAATTCCCCTTCTCCACTAAAAAACATAATCCAGTTCAACTTGTAGCCAATGCTGTGGccgacaaatattttcttgatctttattataaactattattaaactcGTAACCGAAGGAGCAGACCTTTTCACGTTGGCTGTTGGATCCAGACTGAGTTGTGCAGACTGCTAACGCTGCacggtctgtatgtgtgttgtatccgtgaatacaatcccttgcattgttttcagtgCAACTGCTTGCGCAGTTGCGCTTGTAAGGACGGGGAACTGTATTCCAGGaattgctgtcgttgttgggGATTGCGACTGTTCTCTATGTGCTATTGTCCTCTCTTGTTCTCTATGTGCTGATGCGTCTGGGAGTTGTGGCCGGTTCGCCACAATACTCTCCCCTATGTTTTTAAGAACCTGAGTGGGATCCTCACGTGTCGTCCTGAGGATGTAGTGCGAGGTTCCAGTGAAGGTTTACCAGGAATATCTTGCTGTTGTTCGTTATGTACGAATGCTGCTTTAAGACGGTCGATGGATATGGATGAACTTTTTCCGTTGATGTCTactatgaaatatttcttttttcgccgAATGACGCGGTAGGGTCCATCGTAGGGTGGAGTTAAAGGCGGTTTGATGGCTCCGGTTCGAATAAAGACATGTGTGCAGGTTTCCAATGATTTTTGGACAAAAGGTCGCTGTGTAGAATGATGGGAGGTGGAAGTTGGCTTAAGCTTTGCCATTGTCTTTTTTAGATTTTCAACGAAATCTGTTGTTGGCTTGGTGCTGGAGTTTTCGTTGGTGGCAAAGAATTCCCCTGGTAGTCTAAGCGATGTACCGTAGGTTAATTCAGCTGCAGATGCTCCTATGTCGTCTTTGCATGAAGTTCGCATTCCGAGTAATACTATTGGTAATGCTGATGTCCAACTGGGGGTGTTGTGACATTTCAAAGCTGTTTTGAGCTGGCGATGCATGCGTTCTACATGTCCATTTGCTTGAGGATGGTACGGTGTAGTACGCAGATGGTTTATTCCAAGAAGATAGAGAAGTTCTTTGAAGAGTTCGGATTCGAATTGTCTGCCTAAGTCTGTTGTTAGCTTGCTTGGTACGCCAAATCTGGCGATCCAACCGTTGACAAACgcttttgctactgtttcGGCAGTGATATTTGGAATTGGCATAGCCTCGGGCCATCTGGTAAACTTGTCTATTATGGTAAGACAATATTGATTTCCCTCAGATGGTGGCATAGGTCCAATAATGTCCATATGAATGTGTGTGAACCTATTGTCTGGCATGGCTATGTGTTCGATCGGTGATCTGTTGTGACGTATTATCTTCGACTTTTGACATGGAATACAGTGCAttacaaaatgtttgcaatcacgCCGTATTGCTGGCCATACGTATGAGTCGGATACGAGTTTTGTTGTCGATCGAATGCCAGGATGAGATGCACCATGAAACTTTGATATGATCTGCCTGCGAAACTCTTTTGGAATGAAGGGTCTGATTTTCTGGGTGGATATGTCGCAGAAAATTGGTGTCGATGTTAGATGCGTTTGGAATGTCTTTAAGCAAAGCGATGTGTTCGGGTCTGTCAAAAGATGTTGTAACTCTGGATCTGTTCGTTGCTTTACTGCTAGGTCTTCGAAATCTATTGGCTGATTATCGATGGATTCTAAACGGCTTAACATGTCTGCTACTTGATTTTTTGCTCCGGAAATGTGTCTGATGTCCGTGGTGTATTCGCTGATGAAGCTTAAGTGACGTTGTTGAGTTGGACTTGCACGTTCCGGACGTTGTTGGAAAGCTGTAACTAATGGTTTATGATCGGTAAAGATGCAAAACTCACGACCGTCGAGATGATCTTTGAAGTATTTCACAGCTTCGTATATTGCGAGAAGTTCTCGATCGTAAGTGCTGGCTTTCTGTTTGCTTGCGCTTAGCTTACGAGAGAAGTACGCTAGTGGTTGACGTTCATTTTTCCAAATTTGGTGCAATACAGCTCCGATTGCGTTGCCAGATGCGTCTACTTCCAACGCTAATTTGGCATCCGCACAGGGGTGAGCGAGTAGAGTTGCACTAGCTAAATCTTGCTTGCATTGGTGGAAAGCTTTTGTTGTATCTTCGTCCCATGTCAATGGTGTATTGTCGTTGCGAACATTTCCTTGCATCATGTTTTGGAGGATTTGTTGGTTCTTCGCTGCGTGCGGTATGAAGCGACGATAGAAGTTTATGGTTCCCAGGAATCGTTTTAACTGTCTGGCTGTTGTTGGCTGTGGGAAATTTAATATGGCTTCTACCTTCCTTTTTGATGGTTTGATTCCTTCAGCAGTAATCAAATGTCCGAGAAATATTACTTCATTAAGTCCGATTTGACATTTAGCTGCGTTGATGGCTAgttcattttcctttaaacGTTGAAAAACCTTACGAAGATGTTCTTTGTGCTGTTCAATGCTGCTAGAAGCGATGCACAAGTCGTCGAcgtaagggaaaacaaaatctagaTCGCCTAAAATGTCGTGAAGATGTCGCTGAAGTGTCTGACCTGCATTTCGGAGTCCGAACgtcatgaatttaaattcgaaCAATCCGAATGGTGTGGTGATAGCGGTTTTTGGAATATCTTCTGGTGCGACCGGAATCTGGTGATAAGCGCGTTGTAGATCGATGCACGAGAATATTGTCTTGTTGTGGAGAATGTTTGAAAAGTCCTGGATATGAGGTATTGGGTATCGATCTGGAACTGTTATAGCGTTTAAGCTCCTGTAATCGCCGCAAGGACGAAATGTTCCATCAGCCTTCTTGACCAGGTGTAGAGGACTGGCCCAAGAACTTTTGGAAGCTTGGCAGATTCCTTGTTCCATTAAGAATCTAAATTCAGCTTTCGCTGCTTCCAGCTTATCAATGGGTAAACGACGTGGACGACAGAAAACAGGTTGGCCAGTAGTAATAATTtggtgaacagtttttgcacttgtttgtttgcgattgATATTAAGCATGGTGATGTCTTTGTACTCACTTAATATTTCCGCAAATGGTGATGTTGAATCATACGATTTGATGACTGGCTCGGAAACGCTGCTGATGTTTGATATCTCTAATCGTGTGGTGTTATcgatgattttgtttcgtcGTATATCTACCAACAGATCGTGGTGGCTTAAAAAATCAGCTCCGATGATGGGTGATTTTACATCTGCTATGGTGAATAACCAGGTGAACGGACGACGCAGGCCAATTTTGAGTGTAAGACGTTTTGTGCCGAACGTTGctatttttgttccgtttgctgCGAAAAGATGTTCTGATGAAGGATTATCGCGTTCCTTTAGTGTTGGCGGAATAACGGAAACGTCTGCACCTGTGTCAATCAGGAAGTTTTGGTGTGAAGCTTGGTCCAAAATATGAATACGGTTTACCTGTTCAAGTTTAGTGCAGCTAGGCTGCACACCACTTAGTTTTTTGGAACCGAAGTGAATTGGCACTTTTTTTCTGGATTTTGATGATTCTCACACTTCTTTGCTGCACTACCATAGCGGCGATGGTAGTAACAGATGAAATAATCACGCTCTCGAGACTGGCTGCGATAATTTCCGTTGTGTCTCCCCGGATGACTGTTTCGTCGATTCCATGGGCGCCGATGCTGCTCTCTTAGTAGATGATCAAATTTCTTGCTTAAGGCGGCGATTTGCGATTCCAGTGATGTTTGATGTTGGATAGGTGATGTAACTTGTACGGAATCTATTTCGTTTCGGGGGGCTTCCATGATCTTATCGGCAACCTGGGCTTGTTCGTCTAAGGTAGCCGTGGACATGGCTGCAAGAATAGAACGAACTGTCGATGGTAATGCTCGCATCCAAATATTGGCCAGGATTTTGTCACTGCATCCTACTCCACCAGTACGTCGCATCTGTGTGAGGAGCGAACTAGGTTTTTGATCACCCAAAGTTACTCCTTCTAACAGGGTGGAAATGCGCTTTGTTTCAGATGGGTGGAAATGAGCCACGACGTCGGTTTTCAGTGTGGAGTATCGGGTCTGGGTTGTCATTTCAGCACAACGAGAAATGGTCGAATATACATGCTTCGCTCGAGTGCCAAGTGCTACTATTAGAGCGTTGAATTTAGTTTTGTCTGCTTTTATGCCGTTCACTTCAAACGCTGCTTCGAGGCAGACAAACCATACATCCACGTCATCGCCGTCGAATGGTGGATAGTTTATCTTTAGCAACTGTAGCTGCGGAGAAACTTCATCCTTAGTCAATGTATTTTCCGGATTTTTCGTCGCATTTTGGGTGTCCTCTTGGCTCGTTGATTTGGTTTCCGGATTCATTTTCACACGTCAGGTTACTGGCAGCGTGGTTTCGCGGGTACACGGTTGTGTTTGTCGGGCGCgggacgtgtttttttttttttgtcgggcGCGGAGCGCGATACGCGAGTTGGCTCGTTGAACGCACTGCGAGGGTGCTGCGTGGGGCACCGTTCGTAAGGATTGCCACGTGAAACACAGGATCACTACTATAATATCGTGGAAGATCAACTATGTAGCTTGTCGGGGAACACTAATAAAGTTTGTCAGGGGTCACCAATGTAGCCAATGCTGTGGccgacaaatattttcttgatctttattataaactattattaaactcGTAACCGAAGGAGCAGACCTTTTCACGTTGGCTGTTGGATCCAGACTGAGTTGTGCAGACTGCTAACGCTGCacggtctgtatgtgtgttgtatccgtgaatacaatcccttgcattgttttcagtgCAACTGCTTGCGCAGTTGCGCTTGTAAGGACGGGGAACTGTATTCCAGGaattgctgtcgttgttgggGATTGCGACTGTTCTCTATGTGCTATTGTCCTCTCTTGTTCTCTATGTGCTGATGCGTCTGGGAGTTGTGGCCGGTTCGCCACAAACTTAAACAATCACTTCAACCTGAAACCCCTGCTACAATCCTACGCAATTACAACTGGAAGCAGCAATCCGGCAATGAGTGCTGACATCACAGCTATCTCGTACCCACCTGGACGTTATCATCCCGCATTAACACAAACCCACACGATAAAATGCAAAGCTCCCTAGATTTAGTCCGAGAGCTATTACCCAAATGGGTCTGactactgtgtgtgtgtgtgtgtgtgtgtgtgtaagtcaTTTCCATTACCACTAAATGAGCACGTGCCACAAAACCACCGCACGCTTGGATTCGCAACCAGCAAACCGTCAGCGAAACATCAAACCTAAACGCAATGCAGCTGCAATTAGGCACATCGGCTCACATTGCTGCGCTTCTCAAGGACATCGATCGGTCTGTCGGTTGCTAATCCGCCGTCCCGAATGTCTTTCAATTAATCCTGTTGTCTACTATCGAAAGGCATGATCAGCTCGAGGACGGCAAACAACCATCTGCCATCACTGCCCGGTTGCAGGTGGCCAAATTGGGAACGACTTTGGAACAACACACCCACTCCTTCGCCAGGCAACCGAGGATTGCATTGGTAAATCACCGCTAAGGCAGACAGCAACAAACGTTGTTAAATCTTCATCGCCTTTACGGGCGGCAACCGAGCAACCGCAGTGTCGTGCACTTCTTATCGACCGCTGCATACACTTCGGGCGCGTTTGGTCCAATGGCCCACTCAGAAGGCCCACTGCAACGCCGACCGACTGTGGCTCGTGGTTCGATGGGATCTGTTTTCGCTAAACCGCTTGGTAGGAATTGATGACACGCCGGGATCAACGAGCGAACGATTTGCAAATTGTGCCACCACGGCCACGGCttgggagggagggggggtgaGGGTCCTGAAGGTGCAGGTGTGTTCCTGTTTGCCCGCCGGAAACGCAATCGTCATCGAGATTGTGcaacataaattaatttatttctttaatgGGGCATGAATTAAATTATGGCACTTTTGTCTTCGCGGGGCAGCACTGAATGTCCCGCACAGTTGCCGGCACATGGATTAATGTACGTTCACATGCAGCCAGGCCCCTCCTCCCTCCCGATTGCACACCACGGTGCGCAGGTGTAAGTATTGAATGGGACCTTCCAACCCGTACGCACTTCAAATCTCATCCGCAGCCCCTGTTTTCGAAACAACCCGAGCCGGGCGCGTGAAGTGTGGCTGCTGCGAACGAATACGCAACCCCAGCTGGCACCCTTTAGTGGGACAGTCGACATGGATGCAGCGCAGCCTGCGGCCGTGCGAAGAATTGCCCAGCAAGAATGCCACCAATTACGGGCGAATATATGAAATGATTTACATTTGTCAAGCGGCTACCATGAAACCGCGACCGTGGGCAAAGCACATTTGCTTACGATGGCACCCGATGGTGCCCGGATCCTCAGGTATGTACCAGTTGGTGTTGAAGTTGATTGCGAGTCGGGCATGAGGTCGGTAGGTGTGAAGCGAGGCTGCGTGGGATGAACGAAAATTTTCCGCttgattgaatgaaaaatcccTACGGCACGAGCGAGCTATTGAATTGTGTTTATAATtagatgagtttttttttatcaaccgATTAAATTTTCGCTTTACCAATGTGGAATTCCTGGCGTTggttaaaaatattacatcaAAGTCAAATCAAATCTTCACGTTTTAGGGGAGTTTAGCGTAATATTTAACACTTAAACATGATACCAGAATTCTTCGAATGCAGGAATCTTTAAACTACGGTCCCAGAGTCTCCAAAGGCTTTACGCTAGGGGCCATCAACCTTCGGCCCACGTCTGTCTCCAGTGCAGCCATCATTACTTTAGCTTTAGTGCAAGTTGTAGGTTCTATTTATAAGTCTTATATTAGACTGCCAGCGACAACAATATTCCATTCTAAGCTATCAAGTAAATGACCCTTGGCTAAGGTAGTATCAACCAAGACACAGACCAACACGGTTGAAGAATTTTAAACCTTTTTGCTACCGTGATAGCAATTCAAACTTCTATTGCATACCTCCAGGCTGATACATTCTGGACAATTCCCTTACGCTTGTGTAACGTTGAGACGACCATTTTACTTATCcttgttggtttttttacAACAATGCCTGATAtgataaagattttttttctgcaaaacAGCTACGTCTAGACAACGGCAGCCCTGTCCATTTATAGTTATTCTTAGaaggatgtattttttttttagtcctCTCAGCTGGAACCGTTATTCAGAAAACATAAATTCGATAGCATTTTTGCATGATATATATCGCCATTCCTTTACAATCTCCTTAAAGAGATGAGAGTACATCCttattaaaaactaaaaacaaaattagaaaataaacataattcaTTTATTCACGGCTACACACTTTTCCTCACATCGCGGTAAGCGTGAAATGGACACAAATTACGACTTATTAGATTCGATCGTCAAGCATTATGCGATTGGGGGTTTTCAGCATATTTGCCAACATGCCGTAACTTAATTGGCCGTAAATTCTTCCGGCTATTAACATTCACAACCATCCCTAATAAACGGCTATTAGCCACCGACGTACCGAACATTTCCTTACACGTActtgccatttttgccgcgctaactttcaactaatttgCAATCCGCTACGTGCTCCATCCCGCTGCCTTTGCCTATTTCCAAAATTATCTGTCTCGGTACTCCGGCACTGACCGTCGGTGTGGATGCTTTAAATACGCCATACCTCACTATTTTCGGCATTACCAggcatcatcaccaccatcatcatatCTTCATCATCGTTCCCGGCCTCATTTTTGCAAACTTGTTCGCTGCAGCGTAATGAGCGCCATTGTACTTGGATAGAGGGGCCATTTTTAAGACACCGCCCAGGATACACCTTCGCGGAAGGCACTGGACACTGGCAGCAACTTTGGCacccgaaataaaaaaaaacggtacaaGACCTAATGCttggcaaatatttttatccatCTCGGTGCACGGTACCACGTTGGCTCCGTCACTTAACCACGGACAATGATTTTGAGACAGCTGCCGTCCCGACGAAGGACAACGCGGGCAGGTGTAAAATCGGTGTACCCACAGGACAGGATACTTAATAAGGATGCTTCATTATCCCGGTGCGCTTTATTGCTGCTTATCGCCCTGTTCGTTGCTAGTGAAACATCTATTATTTTATCCCGAAAGCTGTACCCGTGCATCCCAATGCTTTCGTCCTCGTCTTCAGAGGTAGAGTTTAGAGGTATGTGGTATGatacccacccacacacatacacacacacaaagccttatatttaaaaaaaacttaaaagtAATTACTGGTAGCAATGGTAAGGAAAGAGTACTAACTGTTACCAAACAACAGTAGGTACAAGCCATTTTTCATTGCAATAATTCTTAAACGCCCAAAGGTAGGCAATCGAGAAACGTTAACACGTTGACAGTAGTAAACATTGATGtattgtaatgttttttttttctttatactCTAATATCTACAAAAATACAGTGttcctcatcatcattttaAATGTATTATATTTTACAGAGCCTTGGAATCATCAGGGCCAACTTGCCGATTTAATGTGAGAAAATATCCGTTGCACCCGGAAAATaaagattgcatacatttaggcgtataACGTCTATCGATGTGAATTTCTGGTAAAACATCATAATCAATTATACGAGAAAAGTTGAATTATTTGAACGATATTTAAAAAGATATTTCTCTCTactaatgcacacacacagtatGCCGTTTACATTGTTTAACATTCTAATTCAGGCTAGAATAAATTATCGAATCGAAACCGTACACACTTCACCATCAAGTTCGATACGTAACACGATTAGTGTTAGACGCATTGCTTCAATT
The Anopheles moucheti chromosome 2, idAnoMoucSN_F20_07, whole genome shotgun sequence genome window above contains:
- the LOC128305080 gene encoding uncharacterized protein LOC128305080, producing MNDTSHKEAYVRDVVIPGMVARGQLSFTEHLPESGKVRLKSVDVKPLVTNGFMLTVPFVVTVVLEQTPEPGEDIKSETFHLIVKITPDCTQEMYESCQFETLFENEMIAYTEIIPTLGKAELYPSYYHCERKPAEALMVMSDFSFSGWKTSPMVVNLPLDYIMLAVKELGRFHGECYGMKEARRAQFDSIIAKFKESRFAADITDLMWKTVLTVAPKRAIKSLQESRFKALVPASYLEKLARLFEDSWAHAKRKVQPREPLAVICHGDYLRNNMAFRYGDAKDPERPTHVMMFDFQTLRYASPMIDYTTFLANSTSYDEREHHFDTIFQTYHRELVRTVARIVGVSDPSELPPYFSYESFHRELVEYYTYGFNIASSFLMVLYEPMEISFTENIFTEAEAEADAWTRGGEPLNRELAAMVYEMYKLHQKYGLDPV